A genome region from Methylobacterium sp. FF17 includes the following:
- a CDS encoding ribosome modulation factor produces the protein MSEGATASDSPFIKGRNARLYGKQRDSCPYSEGTQDHAAWMEAYDEAVDDRVERETGTVDPQAAVKP, from the coding sequence ATGAGCGAAGGCGCCACGGCGAGCGACAGCCCCTTCATCAAGGGCCGCAACGCACGGCTCTACGGCAAGCAGCGTGACAGTTGTCCCTATTCAGAGGGAACGCAGGACCATGCGGCCTGGATGGAGGCCTATGACGAGGCCGTGGACGACCGGGTCGAGCGCGAAACCGGAACCGTCGATCCGCAGGCGGCTGTGAAGCCCTGA
- a CDS encoding TSUP family transporter: MIFGVDIGLIAGLFAVAVAAGCVDAIAGGGGLLTVPTLLLSGLDPVSAIATNKLQGSAGAVSSTIAFARRRLIHWPDAWKIAVSAGFASVAGALCISLLPRPVLDAAVPILLVGIAVYFATARRMSNEDATARISPNLFALTVAPAVGFYDGVFGPGAGAFYMIGFVTLLGLGVVKGTAHTKLANAASNLGSLALFAIGGHVVWPIGLAMAVGAVLGAQIGSRLAIRLGARLIRPLLVTIACVMALRLLSDPANPLRQALAGLFGG; encoded by the coding sequence ATGATTTTCGGCGTGGATATCGGCCTGATCGCGGGTCTTTTCGCGGTCGCGGTGGCGGCTGGCTGTGTCGATGCCATCGCGGGCGGCGGCGGTCTCCTCACCGTGCCGACCCTGCTCCTGTCGGGGCTCGATCCCGTCTCGGCCATCGCGACGAACAAGCTCCAGGGCAGTGCCGGAGCGGTGTCCTCCACCATCGCCTTCGCCCGGCGCCGGCTGATCCATTGGCCGGATGCCTGGAAGATCGCGGTGAGTGCCGGCTTCGCCTCGGTGGCCGGCGCGCTCTGCATCAGCCTGCTGCCGCGTCCGGTGCTGGATGCGGCGGTGCCGATCCTGCTCGTCGGCATCGCGGTCTACTTCGCCACCGCGCGGCGGATGAGCAACGAGGACGCCACCGCGCGGATCTCACCGAACCTGTTCGCCCTGACCGTGGCCCCGGCGGTCGGCTTCTACGACGGTGTCTTCGGGCCGGGCGCCGGCGCCTTTTACATGATCGGCTTCGTGACGCTGCTCGGGCTCGGCGTGGTGAAGGGGACCGCTCACACCAAACTGGCCAACGCCGCCAGCAATCTCGGCAGCCTGGCGCTGTTCGCCATCGGCGGCCATGTGGTCTGGCCCATCGGGTTGGCGATGGCGGTGGGCGCCGTGCTCGGGGCTCAGATCGGGTCCCGCCTGGCGATCCGGCTCGGGGCGCGGCTGATCCGCCCGCTCCTGGTCACGATCGCCTGCGTGATGGCGCTGCGCCTGCTGTCCGATCCCGCGAACCCGCTGCGGCAAGCGCTGGCTGGGTTGTTCGGCGGGTAA
- a CDS encoding DUF4287 domain-containing protein — MAAEPIKGPASYFPSIEKRYGRPIGDWQDLVLQKLPARHMDLVAMLKADHGMGHGHANAIVAHVLATRKAES, encoded by the coding sequence GTGGCTGCTGAACCGATCAAGGGACCTGCGTCCTATTTCCCATCCATCGAGAAGCGGTACGGCCGGCCCATCGGCGACTGGCAAGACCTCGTCCTTCAGAAGCTTCCAGCCAGACATATGGATCTGGTCGCGATGTTGAAGGCCGATCATGGGATGGGCCATGGGCACGCCAACGCGATCGTGGCGCATGTGCTGGCGACCCGGAAAGCGGAATCGTAG
- a CDS encoding L,D-transpeptidase produces MQTRRVLAASAIAAALTFAVGPAHAGNPFDSGPIADFMNIFREQAIPRQTVAWKGAEKPGTIVVSQGQRRLYYVLGGGEAVRYGVGVGRQGFSWSGEKRVTMKKEWPDWRPPSQMLARRPDLPRFMAGGQDNPLGARALYLGSSLYRIHGSNEPETMGAAVSSGCIRMTNKDVVDLYDRVKVGTRVIVRN; encoded by the coding sequence ATGCAGACGCGCCGCGTTCTCGCCGCATCCGCCATTGCGGCGGCCCTGACCTTTGCGGTCGGGCCGGCACACGCCGGCAACCCGTTCGACAGCGGGCCGATCGCCGACTTCATGAACATCTTCCGCGAGCAGGCGATCCCGCGCCAGACGGTGGCCTGGAAGGGCGCCGAGAAGCCCGGCACCATCGTGGTCTCCCAGGGCCAGCGCCGCCTCTACTACGTTCTCGGCGGTGGCGAAGCCGTGCGCTACGGCGTCGGTGTCGGCCGCCAGGGATTCTCGTGGTCCGGCGAGAAGCGCGTGACCATGAAGAAGGAATGGCCGGATTGGCGCCCGCCGTCGCAGATGCTGGCGCGCCGGCCCGACCTGCCCCGCTTCATGGCCGGCGGCCAGGACAACCCGCTCGGCGCCCGCGCGCTCTATCTCGGTTCGTCGCTCTACCGCATCCATGGATCGAACGAGCCCGAGACCATGGGCGCGGCGGTCTCGTCGGGCTGCATCCGCATGACGAACAAGGACGTGGTCGACCTCTACGACCGCGTGAAGGTCGGAACGCGGGTCATCGTCCGCAACTGA
- a CDS encoding PAS domain S-box protein, whose translation MDDALDRLRQQEHELRAEIARLEAERDSRVRAPAVGQFTSAAGSELLFTAAEKTRMPMIITDPNLPDNPIVFANRAFQELCGYGADALLGRNCRFLQGSGTDPAEVARVRDAIAARRDVVVEIINYHRDGTPFRNELYVSPVYAPDGRLLYFFGSQLDVTRFRTEEGKLAESEARYRTLFDAIDAGFCIVEMRFDAGGRAVDYRFLEVNPAFERQAGLGAVVGRWVSEVIPGLEPSWLEIYGTVALTGRPSRFESGAVALGRWFDVHALRVGEPVQHRVAILFNDITERREAETLLRATARDRTVERDLVWRASRDLLVICGFDGIYRSVNPAWTGMLGWPGERVRGTSFAEYVHPDDLPAATVAMKGLSAGEILENLDVRMRTADGEWRWVSWNAIPQDDHFYAAGRDVTERKALEEQLRQSQKLEAVGQLTGGVAHDFNNLLTVIKSSTDLLKRPDLPEDRRQRYIGAISDTVSRAAKLTGQLLAFARRQALSPEVFDVARGVASVADMVGTLTGARIQVETDVDPGRAADGTPLTCFVDADPSQFDTALVNMVVNARDAMDGEGRLAIRVRRALAVPAVRTHPQVRGDFVAVSVSDTGSGIPPEVLDRIFEPFFTTKGVGQGTGLGLSQVFGFAKQSGGEVVVESTPGQGATFTLYLPRVAGSSVPQAELPEPAVLADGHGTRVLVVEDNLEVGAFATQALQELDYDTHWVTDAEQALDALRQTATPFDIVFSDVVMPGMNGIELGHAIRRDWPDVPVVLASGYSHVIAEQGTHGFELLRKPYSVEDLSRILRRAVERGTGAT comes from the coding sequence ATGGACGACGCGCTCGACCGCCTGAGGCAGCAGGAACATGAGCTGAGGGCGGAGATCGCCCGGCTGGAAGCAGAGCGCGATTCGCGGGTCCGTGCGCCGGCGGTGGGCCAGTTCACCTCCGCCGCCGGATCGGAATTGCTGTTCACGGCGGCGGAAAAAACCCGCATGCCGATGATCATCACGGATCCCAATCTCCCCGACAACCCGATCGTGTTCGCCAACCGGGCGTTCCAGGAGCTGTGCGGCTACGGAGCCGACGCCCTCCTCGGACGCAATTGCCGGTTCCTGCAGGGTAGCGGTACCGACCCGGCCGAGGTGGCGCGGGTGCGCGACGCCATCGCGGCCCGCCGCGACGTGGTCGTCGAGATCATCAACTATCACCGCGACGGCACCCCGTTCCGCAACGAGCTCTACGTCAGTCCCGTCTACGCGCCGGACGGTCGCCTGCTCTACTTCTTCGGCAGCCAGCTCGATGTCACGCGGTTCCGCACCGAGGAAGGCAAGCTCGCCGAGAGCGAGGCGCGCTACCGGACCCTCTTCGATGCCATCGATGCGGGCTTCTGCATCGTCGAGATGCGGTTCGATGCGGGCGGACGGGCCGTCGATTACCGGTTCCTCGAAGTGAATCCTGCCTTCGAGCGGCAGGCCGGCCTCGGGGCGGTCGTGGGGCGCTGGGTGAGCGAGGTCATTCCGGGGCTGGAGCCGAGCTGGCTCGAAATCTACGGGACGGTCGCGCTCACGGGCCGCCCGTCCCGCTTCGAGAGCGGCGCCGTCGCCCTCGGGCGCTGGTTCGACGTGCATGCCCTGCGGGTGGGCGAGCCGGTGCAGCATCGGGTCGCGATCCTGTTCAACGACATCACCGAGCGGCGCGAGGCCGAGACCCTCCTGCGCGCCACCGCCCGAGACCGCACCGTGGAGCGCGACCTCGTCTGGCGCGCAAGCCGCGACCTCCTCGTGATCTGCGGCTTCGATGGCATCTACCGCTCCGTGAACCCGGCCTGGACCGGGATGCTGGGCTGGCCCGGCGAACGGGTGCGGGGCACCAGCTTCGCTGAATACGTCCATCCCGACGATCTGCCCGCCGCCACGGTGGCGATGAAGGGGCTGAGCGCGGGTGAGATCCTCGAGAACCTCGACGTTCGAATGCGCACGGCGGATGGCGAATGGCGCTGGGTATCGTGGAACGCGATCCCCCAGGACGATCACTTCTACGCGGCCGGACGCGACGTCACCGAGCGCAAGGCCCTCGAAGAACAGTTGCGGCAATCCCAGAAGCTCGAAGCGGTGGGGCAGTTGACCGGCGGCGTCGCCCACGACTTCAACAACCTGCTGACCGTCATCAAGTCGTCCACCGACCTTCTGAAGCGGCCCGACCTGCCGGAGGACCGGCGGCAACGCTACATCGGGGCGATCTCCGACACCGTGTCGCGGGCGGCCAAGCTCACCGGCCAGCTCCTCGCCTTCGCCCGGCGGCAAGCCCTGAGTCCGGAGGTGTTCGACGTGGCCCGCGGCGTCGCCTCGGTGGCCGACATGGTGGGAACGCTGACCGGCGCGCGCATCCAGGTCGAGACCGATGTCGATCCCGGCCGCGCCGCCGACGGCACCCCGCTGACCTGCTTCGTGGATGCCGACCCGAGCCAGTTCGACACGGCGCTCGTCAACATGGTGGTGAATGCCCGCGACGCGATGGACGGCGAAGGGCGTCTGGCCATCCGAGTCCGCCGTGCCCTCGCGGTGCCGGCGGTACGCACGCATCCCCAGGTGCGCGGTGACTTCGTGGCGGTCTCCGTCTCCGATACGGGATCGGGGATCCCGCCCGAGGTCCTCGACCGGATCTTCGAGCCGTTCTTCACCACCAAGGGTGTGGGCCAGGGCACCGGCCTCGGTCTCAGCCAGGTCTTCGGCTTCGCCAAGCAGTCCGGTGGCGAGGTCGTCGTGGAGAGCACGCCGGGACAGGGTGCTACCTTTACCCTGTACCTGCCCCGGGTTGCGGGCAGTTCGGTACCGCAGGCCGAGTTGCCCGAGCCCGCGGTCCTCGCCGACGGTCACGGGACCCGCGTGCTGGTGGTCGAAGACAACCTCGAGGTCGGCGCCTTCGCCACACAGGCGCTTCAGGAACTCGACTACGACACCCACTGGGTCACGGACGCGGAACAGGCTCTCGATGCGCTTCGGCAAACGGCGACGCCCTTCGACATCGTGTTCTCGGACGTCGTGATGCCGGGCATGAACGGGATCGAACTCGGACACGCGATCCGGCGCGATTGGCCGGACGTTCCGGTGGTGCTGGCCTCCGGCTACAGCCACGTCATCGCCGAGCAGGGCACGCACGGCTTCGAACTTCTCCGCAAGCCCTACTCGGTGGAGGATCTCTCCCGCATCCTGAGGCGGGCCGTCGAGCGCGGGACCGGCGCCACGTGA
- a CDS encoding efflux RND transporter periplasmic adaptor subunit, with protein sequence MTSLTHRLFRARPASLAAGFVLVALSACNQKQQAAAPVPGPLTEVSVVTVREQPIPYVRDLPGRVAPLRIAEVRSRVSGLVTKRTFEQGSLVKEGDVLYKIDPAPFEVELQSAEAALARTEAAQVLAGQQADRLEQLLSRQTASQAQYDSAYAGLKQAQAEVAGAKATRDRAKLNLGYTDVRAPISGRIGRALLTEGTLVDQGGTSNLATIQQLDPIYVDITQSVGELNKLRRDLASGELSRLSADTANVHLIMDDGALYGSAGKLLFSDVTADPSTGQVTLRVLFPNPHDELFPGMYVRARIKQGIDVDALAVPQQAIQRTNDGKAEVWVVRDDSKVMLQPVEVGPVVDNQWVIRAGLKAGDRVVVEGLQKITIGQQVKTVELKVAADDEPKPRDTEPAEPEPASPKPASPKPASPAPTSPKPVSQVR encoded by the coding sequence GTGACGTCCCTCACCCACCGCCTGTTCCGGGCCCGGCCGGCTTCCCTCGCCGCCGGCTTCGTTCTGGTCGCCCTCTCGGCCTGTAACCAGAAGCAGCAGGCCGCCGCGCCGGTCCCCGGTCCCCTGACCGAGGTGAGCGTCGTGACCGTCCGCGAGCAGCCGATCCCCTACGTGCGCGACCTGCCGGGCCGGGTCGCCCCCCTGCGGATCGCAGAGGTGCGCTCGCGCGTCTCCGGTCTCGTGACCAAACGGACCTTCGAGCAGGGCAGCTTGGTGAAGGAGGGCGATGTCCTCTACAAGATCGATCCGGCGCCCTTCGAGGTCGAGTTGCAGAGCGCCGAAGCGGCCCTCGCGCGCACGGAAGCCGCCCAGGTTCTCGCCGGCCAGCAAGCCGACCGTCTCGAACAGCTGCTCTCGCGCCAAACCGCGAGCCAGGCACAGTACGACAGCGCCTATGCCGGCCTGAAGCAGGCCCAGGCGGAGGTCGCCGGTGCCAAGGCGACCCGAGACCGTGCCAAGCTCAACCTCGGCTATACCGATGTGCGTGCGCCGATTTCCGGGCGGATCGGGCGCGCGCTGCTGACGGAGGGCACCCTGGTCGACCAGGGGGGCACGTCCAACCTCGCGACGATCCAGCAGCTCGATCCGATCTATGTCGACATCACCCAGTCGGTGGGCGAGCTGAACAAGCTCCGCCGGGATCTCGCCAGCGGCGAACTCTCACGCCTCTCGGCAGATACCGCCAACGTCCACCTCATCATGGATGACGGCGCCCTCTACGGCTCGGCGGGCAAGCTCCTGTTCTCCGACGTCACCGCCGATCCGAGCACGGGCCAGGTCACCCTGCGCGTGCTGTTCCCCAACCCGCACGACGAACTCTTCCCCGGCATGTATGTCCGCGCCCGCATCAAGCAGGGCATCGACGTCGACGCCCTCGCGGTGCCGCAACAGGCCATCCAGCGGACCAACGACGGCAAGGCCGAAGTCTGGGTGGTGCGGGACGACAGCAAGGTCATGCTTCAGCCCGTGGAGGTCGGCCCGGTCGTCGACAACCAGTGGGTCATCCGTGCGGGCCTGAAGGCGGGCGACCGGGTGGTCGTCGAGGGCCTGCAGAAGATCACCATCGGGCAGCAGGTGAAGACGGTGGAACTGAAGGTCGCCGCCGACGACGAGCCGAAGCCCCGCGACACCGAGCCTGCCGAGCCCGAGCCGGCGTCGCCCAAGCCTGCTTCACCCAAGCCCGCTTCGCCCGCCCCCACCTCGCCCAAGCCCGTTTCCCAGGTGCGCTGA
- a CDS encoding DUF3140 domain-containing protein, translating to MSGQTDDHAETYAAFHDAVNMTPAKLEAFLETEESQSVGQKKDGGEATGHREGRRIVTLLRTKKADLTEDDYAHMAKVVGYVHRHLKQGGPADQAKVKDSPWRLSLMNWGHDPLKDE from the coding sequence ATGTCCGGACAGACCGACGACCACGCCGAAACCTACGCGGCGTTCCACGATGCCGTGAACATGACCCCGGCGAAACTGGAGGCGTTCCTCGAAACGGAGGAGAGCCAGTCCGTGGGTCAGAAGAAGGATGGCGGCGAGGCCACGGGCCATCGCGAGGGCCGGCGGATCGTTACGCTGCTGCGCACCAAGAAGGCCGACCTCACCGAGGACGATTACGCCCACATGGCCAAGGTGGTCGGCTACGTCCATCGCCACCTGAAGCAGGGCGGTCCGGCGGATCAGGCGAAGGTCAAGGATTCGCCCTGGCGTCTGTCCCTGATGAACTGGGGCCACGACCCGCTCAAGGACGAATGA
- a CDS encoding multidrug efflux RND transporter permease subunit yields the protein MARFFIDRPVFAWVVALFIILGGLLTIPQLPVAQYPVIAPPSIALSTAYPGASVENLYTGTTRLIEDELNGAANILSFESASDAFGVVEITAQFQPGTDSSLAGVEVQNRLKRVEARLPAEVRQQGTLVEEASAATLQIITLVSPDKSMDEIALGDFLIRNVINEIRRIPGVGRATLYSTERSLRIWIDSDKLRGLSLNASDVSKAISNQNVQIASGAVGAMPSPQNNPVNFPIIVKGQMTAPEEFGAIVLRANPDGSNVRLRDVARIELGGEDYKFTTRLDGGEAAGISVTLAPDGNALQTASAIRAKMEELSQFFPSNVKWDIPYDITPAVEASIEKVLHTLVEAVVLVFIVMFVFLQNIRYTLIPTIVVPIALMGTCTVMLLAGFSVNVLTMFGMVLAIGILVDDAIVVVENVERIMNEEGLSPKEATRKAMSQITGAIIGITLVLIAVFIPMAFFPGSVGIIYRQFSIAMVTSIAFSALLALSLTPALCATLLKPIEKGHGHSKGGVFGWFNRLVDRETARYGRGVAGLIKRSGRVMLVYLALVIGLGYAFLRLPEGFLPVEDQGFFTVDIQTPPGSSFNRTETAVKKVEEHLLAQPGVATVTVVNGFSFSGQGQVTSQAFVTLKPWGERDADNSAAKLIEGTNKALSTYKDAVIQALEPPPIDNLGNASGFSFRLQDRAQKGYSALMAAQEQLLSLARKSPILQKVYVEGLPPAPQAELVIDREKAAALGVDFEEINNTIQVNLGSVYTNDFPNRGKMQRVIVQAEDAQRLKAADILNYGVKNASGTMVPMSSFADLKWGVGPAQIIGFNGYQSVRITGEPAAGYTSGDALNEMERLMEQLPKGFGYAWTGQSLQEKQAGSQASLLLGLSILIVFLCLAALYESWSIPFSVLLVIPLGVIGSVAAVYLRGLPNDVYFKIGIITIIGLSAKNAILIVEFAKDLWKPGTSLVDATIEAATLRFRPIVMTSLAFIFGVVPLAIASGAASKSQQAIGTGVLGGMVSATVLAVLFVPVFFVVVMRLFRRKDATEGIRAEAEPGAVHVPHHAPAE from the coding sequence ATGGCCCGTTTCTTCATCGACCGGCCGGTCTTCGCCTGGGTCGTCGCTCTCTTCATCATCCTGGGCGGCCTGCTCACGATCCCGCAATTGCCGGTGGCGCAGTATCCCGTCATCGCGCCGCCCTCCATCGCGCTCTCCACCGCCTACCCGGGCGCATCCGTGGAGAACCTCTACACGGGCACGACGCGGCTCATCGAGGATGAGCTGAACGGCGCGGCCAACATCCTCAGCTTCGAATCGGCCAGCGACGCCTTCGGCGTGGTCGAGATCACCGCGCAGTTCCAGCCGGGCACCGATTCCAGCCTCGCGGGCGTCGAGGTGCAGAACCGCCTCAAGCGCGTGGAAGCCCGCCTTCCGGCCGAGGTGCGCCAGCAGGGCACCCTCGTGGAGGAGGCTTCCGCCGCGACCCTGCAGATCATCACGCTGGTCTCGCCCGATAAGTCGATGGACGAGATCGCGCTCGGCGACTTCCTGATCCGCAACGTCATCAACGAGATCCGCCGCATCCCGGGCGTCGGTCGTGCCACGCTCTATTCGACGGAACGCAGCCTGCGGATCTGGATCGATTCCGACAAGCTGCGCGGCCTGTCACTGAACGCCTCCGACGTCTCGAAGGCGATCTCGAACCAGAACGTCCAGATCGCCTCGGGCGCCGTCGGCGCGATGCCGAGCCCGCAGAACAATCCGGTCAACTTCCCCATCATCGTGAAGGGCCAGATGACCGCGCCGGAGGAGTTCGGCGCCATCGTCCTGCGTGCGAACCCCGACGGGTCCAATGTGCGCTTGCGCGACGTCGCCCGGATCGAACTCGGCGGCGAGGACTACAAGTTCACCACCCGCCTCGACGGCGGCGAAGCCGCCGGCATCTCGGTGACGCTGGCTCCCGACGGCAATGCGCTCCAGACCGCATCGGCCATTCGCGCCAAGATGGAGGAGCTGTCGCAGTTCTTCCCCTCGAACGTGAAGTGGGACATCCCTTACGACATCACTCCCGCGGTGGAAGCGTCGATCGAGAAAGTGCTGCACACCCTCGTCGAGGCGGTGGTGCTCGTCTTCATCGTGATGTTCGTCTTCCTTCAGAACATTCGCTACACGCTCATCCCCACCATCGTGGTGCCGATCGCCCTGATGGGTACCTGCACGGTGATGCTGCTCGCCGGCTTCTCGGTGAACGTGCTCACCATGTTCGGCATGGTGCTGGCGATCGGCATCCTCGTCGACGACGCCATCGTGGTGGTCGAGAACGTCGAGCGCATCATGAACGAGGAAGGCCTCTCCCCGAAGGAGGCCACCCGCAAGGCCATGAGCCAGATCACCGGCGCCATCATCGGCATCACGCTGGTGCTGATCGCGGTGTTCATCCCGATGGCGTTCTTCCCCGGCTCGGTCGGCATCATCTACCGCCAGTTCTCCATCGCGATGGTGACCTCGATCGCCTTCTCGGCGTTGCTGGCACTGTCGCTGACCCCGGCCCTGTGCGCGACCCTGCTGAAGCCCATCGAGAAGGGCCACGGCCATTCGAAGGGCGGCGTCTTCGGCTGGTTCAACCGGTTGGTGGACCGCGAGACGGCCCGCTACGGCCGTGGCGTCGCCGGGCTGATCAAGCGTTCCGGCCGGGTGATGCTGGTCTATCTCGCCCTGGTCATCGGCCTCGGCTACGCCTTCCTGCGCCTTCCGGAGGGCTTCCTTCCGGTCGAGGACCAGGGCTTCTTCACGGTCGACATCCAGACCCCGCCCGGCTCCTCCTTCAACCGCACCGAGACGGCGGTGAAGAAGGTCGAGGAACACCTCCTGGCGCAGCCCGGCGTCGCCACCGTCACCGTGGTCAACGGCTTCTCGTTCTCCGGCCAGGGTCAGGTGACCTCGCAGGCCTTCGTGACCCTGAAGCCCTGGGGCGAGCGCGATGCCGACAACTCGGCGGCCAAGCTGATCGAGGGCACCAACAAGGCGCTCTCGACCTACAAGGACGCGGTCATTCAGGCCCTCGAGCCGCCGCCGATCGACAACCTCGGCAACGCCTCGGGCTTCAGCTTCCGCCTTCAGGACCGCGCGCAGAAGGGCTACTCGGCCCTGATGGCCGCCCAGGAGCAGTTGCTGTCGCTCGCTCGCAAGAGCCCGATCCTGCAGAAGGTCTATGTCGAGGGCCTGCCACCGGCGCCGCAGGCCGAACTCGTGATCGACCGCGAGAAGGCCGCCGCCCTCGGCGTCGACTTCGAGGAGATCAACAATACGATCCAGGTGAACCTCGGTTCGGTCTACACCAACGACTTCCCGAACCGAGGCAAGATGCAGCGCGTCATCGTCCAGGCGGAGGACGCGCAGCGCCTAAAGGCAGCCGACATCCTGAATTACGGGGTGAAGAACGCCTCCGGGACCATGGTGCCGATGTCCTCCTTCGCCGACCTCAAATGGGGCGTCGGCCCGGCCCAGATCATCGGCTTCAACGGCTACCAGTCGGTCCGCATCACCGGCGAGCCGGCCGCGGGCTATACCTCGGGTGATGCGCTCAACGAGATGGAGCGCCTGATGGAGCAGCTGCCGAAGGGCTTCGGCTACGCCTGGACCGGTCAGTCTCTGCAGGAGAAGCAGGCGGGCAGCCAAGCCTCACTGCTGCTCGGCCTCTCGATCCTGATTGTCTTCCTGTGTCTGGCCGCCCTGTACGAAAGCTGGTCGATCCCGTTCTCGGTGCTCCTGGTGATCCCGCTCGGCGTCATCGGTTCGGTGGCGGCGGTGTACCTGCGTGGGCTGCCCAACGACGTCTACTTCAAGATCGGCATCATCACGATCATCGGACTCTCGGCCAAGAACGCGATCCTGATCGTGGAATTCGCCAAGGATCTGTGGAAGCCCGGCACCTCCCTGGTGGATGCGACCATCGAGGCCGCCACCCTCCGGTTCCGGCCGATCGTGATGACCTCGCTCGCCTTCATCTTCGGCGTGGTGCCCCTCGCCATCGCGTCGGGAGCGGCCTCGAAGAGCCAGCAGGCCATCGGCACCGGCGTGCTCGGCGGCATGGTCTCCGCCACGGTTCTGGCGGTTCTGTTCGTGCCGGTCTTCTTCGTGGTGGTGATGCGTCTGTTCCGCCGGAAGGACGCGACCGAGGGCATCCGCGCAGAGGCCGAGCCGGGGGCGGTGCATGTGCCGCACCACGCGCCGGCCGAGTAG
- a CDS encoding MaoC family dehydratase — MKTNPGRFFEDYRLGETIRHATPRTVTEGDVALYTALYGPRFAVQSSDAFARAIGYPRSPLDDLLTFHVVFGKTVPDISLNALANLGYAEGGFRRPVYAGETLSTVSEVIGLKESSNRQTGVVYVRSTGSDAQGETVLSYCRWVLVKKRDPEARIAEEHVPTFAKVVNPADLAAALPPIAASAYDLELAGSPHRFSDYVVGEKIDHVDGMTVEEAEHQIATRLFQNTAKVHFDAFATKDTRFGRRLIYGGHVISLARALSFNGLANAFALAGINAGRHVAPLFAGDTVYAWSEVLETAELPGRTDIGALRLRTIATKNQPCGNHPDKVGDGYDPSVILDLDYWAFMPR, encoded by the coding sequence ATGAAGACCAATCCCGGCCGCTTCTTCGAGGATTACCGCCTCGGGGAAACCATTCGCCACGCCACGCCCCGGACCGTGACGGAGGGCGACGTGGCGCTCTACACGGCGCTCTACGGGCCGCGGTTCGCCGTGCAATCCTCTGACGCGTTCGCACGGGCCATCGGCTATCCGCGCAGCCCGCTCGACGACCTGCTCACCTTCCACGTGGTGTTCGGCAAGACCGTCCCGGACATCTCGCTGAACGCGCTCGCCAACCTCGGCTACGCCGAGGGTGGCTTCCGGCGGCCGGTCTATGCGGGGGAAACCCTCTCGACGGTGTCCGAGGTGATCGGCCTCAAGGAGAGTTCGAACCGGCAGACCGGCGTGGTCTACGTTCGCTCCACCGGCTCGGATGCCCAGGGCGAGACCGTGCTCAGCTACTGCCGCTGGGTCCTGGTGAAGAAGCGCGACCCCGAGGCGCGGATCGCGGAGGAGCATGTCCCGACCTTCGCGAAGGTGGTGAACCCGGCCGACCTCGCCGCTGCGCTGCCGCCGATCGCGGCGAGCGCCTACGACCTGGAGCTCGCCGGCTCGCCGCACCGGTTCTCCGACTACGTGGTGGGCGAGAAGATCGACCACGTCGACGGCATGACCGTCGAGGAGGCCGAGCACCAGATCGCCACCCGCCTGTTCCAGAACACCGCCAAGGTGCACTTCGATGCCTTCGCCACGAAGGACACCCGCTTCGGACGCCGCCTGATCTATGGCGGCCACGTCATCTCGCTCGCCCGCGCGCTGAGCTTCAACGGCCTCGCCAACGCCTTCGCCCTCGCCGGCATCAATGCCGGACGCCACGTGGCGCCGCTGTTTGCCGGCGACACGGTCTATGCCTGGAGCGAGGTGCTGGAGACCGCCGAGTTGCCGGGCCGCACGGATATCGGTGCGCTCCGCCTGCGCACGATCGCCACCAAGAACCAGCCCTGCGGCAACCACCCCGACAAGGTCGGCGACGGCTACGACCCTTCGGTGATCCTCGACCTCGATTATTGGGCCTTCATGCCCCGCTGA
- a CDS encoding YggT family protein, giving the protein MNAFIWLFDTVVQLYIYVLIASAVLSWLVAFNVVNVRNPIVSQIGEVLYRLTEPVLRPIRNILPNLGGVDLSPIVLVLLLLFASRLLHEFVPVQTTVYTR; this is encoded by the coding sequence ATGAACGCCTTCATCTGGCTCTTCGACACCGTCGTGCAGCTCTACATCTACGTCCTCATCGCCAGCGCGGTCCTGAGCTGGCTCGTGGCGTTCAACGTGGTGAACGTGCGCAACCCCATCGTCTCGCAGATCGGGGAGGTGCTCTACCGCCTCACGGAGCCGGTGCTGCGCCCCATCCGCAACATCCTTCCGAACCTCGGCGGCGTGGACCTCTCGCCGATCGTGCTGGTGCTGCTGCTCCTGTTCGCGAGCCGCCTGCTGCACGAGTTCGTGCCGGTCCAGACCACCGTCTACACGCGCTGA
- a CDS encoding DUF6894 family protein, with translation MPRFYFNVRFGPGPEHLSVDPEGDELPDLTAAHDHALTIARDLIARTQLSAIRDWFACSFEIENAQAHPLLTIPFTDAIPERNALSRTVPDEEMRGA, from the coding sequence ATGCCGCGTTTCTACTTCAACGTTCGCTTCGGCCCTGGCCCGGAGCATCTCTCAGTGGACCCGGAAGGCGATGAATTGCCCGACCTCACGGCGGCGCACGATCACGCGTTGACCATCGCGCGCGATCTGATTGCCCGGACGCAACTCAGCGCGATTCGCGACTGGTTCGCCTGCAGCTTCGAAATCGAGAACGCGCAGGCCCACCCACTCCTGACAATCCCCTTCACCGACGCGATTCCGGAACGGAACGCCCTCAGCCGGACGGTGCCGGACGAAGAAATGCGGGGGGCGTAG